One genomic window of Diospyros lotus cultivar Yz01 chromosome 8, ASM1463336v1, whole genome shotgun sequence includes the following:
- the LOC127807275 gene encoding protein RALF-like 34: MGTPPAVLQTPISLILLLLQHVTFPLSLPFSLSKTKTPPLFTTSLLHLVSVRSSIPSMAPPSPSPSPRAPFWILLAFLLFSGVYSQMDQTSLQFISDALEWPATMSLHGDIGSIEEDLDGIERRSLYWRGHYYISYGALSANRIPCPARSGRSYYTHNCFHATGPVRPYSRGCSAITRCRR; the protein is encoded by the coding sequence ATGGGGACACCCCCAGCTGTACTCCAAACGCCGATTAGCCTCATCCTCCTGCTGCTCCAGCATGTGACTTTCCCTTtgtctctccctttctctctctctaaaactaAAACACCTCCTCTCTTTACTACTAGTCTTCTTCACCTGGTTAGTGTAAGGTCCTCGATCCCATCCATGGcgcctccatctccatctccatctccccgAGCTCCGTTCTGGATCCTCCTAGCATTTCTCCTCTTCTCCGGCGTATACTCTCAGATGGACCAGACCAGCCTCCAGTTCATCTCCGACGCGCTCGAATGGCCCGCCACAATGTCCCTCCACGGCGATATCGGCTCCATCGAAGAAGACCTCGACGGGATCGAGCGGAGGTCGCTCTACTGGCGCGGCCACTACTACATTTCCTACGGCGCCCTGTCGGCGAACAGGATCCCCTGTCCGGCCCGCTCCGGCCGTTCCTACTACACCCACAACTGCTTCCACGCTACCGGCCCAGTTCGCCCCTACAGCCGCGGCTGCTCCGCCATCACCCGCTGCCGGCGATAG